A window of the Bacillus sp. A301a_S52 genome harbors these coding sequences:
- a CDS encoding arsenic resistance protein, with translation MSLLEKLYSLIIFLAVVVGLSLGQIDLIRTYAESFILPLLVTMLYITFLHIPIEEITASLRNIKFTSTSLIINFLWTPLLAWLLASAFLGAHPAIFIGFIMLMVTPCTDWYLIFTGMAKGNVALSTAILPLNLVLQVILLPVYLLIFGGTTGVIELPFLIESVFVVIFIPLMLAILTKMLLKNKHQFADNLLSKLSALPIIFLSLAIMAMFSSQGKLLIENLDLMWKITLPIFLFFIINFIIGQKVGRFMSFSYKERASLSLTTLARNSPIALAIAMTAFPEQPLIALTLVIGPLLELPILAIITQLLLVMAKSEEN, from the coding sequence ATGAGTTTACTAGAGAAGTTATATTCTTTAATTATATTTTTAGCAGTGGTTGTTGGATTAAGTTTAGGACAAATCGACCTCATAAGAACCTATGCAGAAAGCTTTATTCTGCCTTTGTTAGTTACAATGCTTTATATCACATTTTTACATATTCCAATTGAAGAGATAACGGCATCTCTTAGGAACATCAAGTTTACCTCTACCTCACTCATTATCAATTTCTTGTGGACGCCTCTATTAGCGTGGCTATTAGCATCCGCTTTTTTAGGGGCTCATCCGGCTATTTTTATTGGCTTTATCATGCTAATGGTTACCCCATGTACTGATTGGTACTTAATATTTACAGGAATGGCAAAAGGAAATGTGGCTTTATCAACGGCTATTTTACCTTTGAATTTAGTGCTGCAAGTGATACTTTTACCTGTCTACTTATTGATATTTGGAGGAACGACAGGAGTCATAGAACTTCCATTTTTGATAGAGAGTGTCTTCGTGGTCATATTTATTCCTCTAATGCTAGCCATTCTTACAAAAATGCTTCTAAAGAATAAGCACCAATTTGCTGATAACCTCTTATCTAAATTAAGTGCACTTCCAATTATTTTTCTAAGCCTTGCGATCATGGCCATGTTCTCATCACAAGGTAAGTTGTTAATTGAGAACTTAGACCTTATGTGGAAAATAACCCTCCCAATCTTTTTATTTTTCATCATCAATTTTATTATTGGGCAAAAAGTTGGGCGATTCATGTCATTTTCTTATAAAGAGAGAGCGAGTTTAAGCTTAACGACATTGGCGAGAAATTCACCTATCGCTTTAGCTATTGCCATGACAGCCTTTCCTGAACAACCGCTTATAGCGCTAACGTTGGTGATCGGCCCATTATTAGAATTACCTATTCTAGCTATCATTACACAACTTTTGTTAGTAATGGCAAAGAGTGAAGAAAATTAG
- a CDS encoding alpha/beta hydrolase → MGLTYQQYGNQDGSLMVFLHGGGVSSWMWEKQIHYFRDYHCISIDLPEQGASKETETFSIQYSAEKVIEIIEKMADEKEIIVIGFSLGAQVAIKLLSLNASLVDYAIINSALVRPNPFVSKMIKPAVKLSFPLVRNKTFSKLQAKTLYIGQDYFDTYYKESSQMKSETLIRILEENMSFTIPQDFNKAESKILVTVGKKEKSVMKKSARDLVSNHANCTGIMIPKIGHGISLINPNFFNHMVEKWLQEGALPKDVTIIK, encoded by the coding sequence ATGGGATTAACCTATCAACAGTACGGGAATCAAGACGGGTCATTGATGGTATTTTTACATGGAGGTGGTGTAAGTAGCTGGATGTGGGAGAAACAAATCCACTATTTCAGAGACTATCACTGTATTTCAATAGATCTACCTGAACAAGGAGCTAGTAAAGAAACAGAGACATTTTCGATTCAGTATAGTGCGGAAAAAGTAATTGAGATAATAGAAAAAATGGCAGATGAAAAAGAGATCATTGTCATAGGTTTCTCATTAGGTGCACAAGTTGCTATTAAATTACTAAGTTTAAATGCCAGTTTAGTTGATTATGCCATAATTAATAGTGCTTTAGTAAGGCCCAATCCATTTGTTAGCAAGATGATTAAACCTGCTGTCAAACTATCATTCCCTTTAGTTAGAAACAAAACATTTTCAAAACTGCAAGCTAAAACACTTTATATTGGACAAGATTACTTTGATACATATTATAAGGAAAGTTCTCAAATGAAGTCAGAGACACTCATTAGAATATTAGAAGAAAATATGTCATTCACAATTCCACAAGATTTTAATAAAGCAGAAAGCAAAATTCTAGTAACTGTAGGAAAAAAAGAAAAGTCAGTTATGAAGAAGTCGGCAAGAGATTTAGTTTCAAATCATGCTAATTGCACGGGAATCATGATCCCAAAGATTGGTCACGGCATATCGTTGATTAATCCTAATTTCTTTAATCACATGGTGGAAAAGTGGCTACAAGAAGGTGCTTTGCCCAAAGATGTCACAATAATTAAATGA
- a CDS encoding ClbS/DfsB family four-helix bundle protein: MTGKSEKDILLVESDKNFKSLRSIIDSIPSRKRNMSVETHERDKNFRDVLMHLSQITVRKTPE; the protein is encoded by the coding sequence ATGACAGGGAAAAGTGAAAAAGACATACTATTAGTGGAAAGTGACAAAAATTTTAAATCATTACGTAGCATCATTGACTCTATCCCTAGCAGAAAAAGAAACATGTCCGTTGAAACTCATGAAAGAGATAAGAATTTTCGCGACGTATTAATGCATTTATCACAGATAACCGTCCGTAAAACTCCCGAGTAA
- a CDS encoding ClbS/DfsB family four-helix bundle protein has translation MLERWYREGMDGDTPFIPAADFKWRDIKQLNMQIWERYQDVTLNQALKKVTLSHERVMDLIKSHTNEEIMTKKYYKWTKTSHLYSYFSANTTNHYIWAIKKCDAIAKAILEGEKDKVVQ, from the coding sequence ATGTTGGAAAGATGGTATAGAGAAGGAATGGACGGGGATACCCCGTTTATCCCAGCAGCTGATTTTAAATGGCGAGATATTAAGCAACTTAATATGCAAATTTGGGAACGTTATCAAGATGTTACGTTAAATCAGGCTCTAAAAAAAGTGACGTTAAGTCATGAAAGAGTGATGGACCTCATTAAATCACATACCAATGAAGAAATCATGACAAAAAAATATTATAAGTGGACAAAAACAAGCCATCTATACAGCTATTTCTCAGCAAACACGACTAATCATTACATATGGGCGATAAAAAAATGTGACGCTATTGCAAAAGCTATCTTAGAAGGAGAAAAGGACAAGGTCGTACAATGA
- a CDS encoding GNAT family N-acetyltransferase, with product MYLCSSVGWEDYMNFDVAEISLQNSLFSVSIKKENKIIGMGRVVGDGAIYFYIQDVVVHPANQGDGIGKEIMNILMNYIEENGPNMAFVGLFASEGKEEFYQKYDFIDYSSNMIGMFKVI from the coding sequence ATTTATTTGTGCTCAAGTGTTGGGTGGGAAGACTATATGAATTTTGATGTAGCAGAAATTTCACTACAGAATTCATTATTTTCAGTGAGTATAAAAAAAGAAAATAAAATCATAGGAATGGGTAGGGTTGTTGGGGATGGTGCGATTTATTTCTATATTCAAGACGTAGTAGTTCACCCAGCAAATCAGGGGGACGGTATCGGTAAGGAAATTATGAACATTTTAATGAATTATATAGAAGAAAATGGACCTAATATGGCATTCGTTGGGTTATTTGCTTCAGAGGGTAAAGAGGAATTCTATCAAAAATATGATTTTATAGACTACTCATCGAATATGATAGGCATGTTTAAAGTAATATGA
- a CDS encoding helix-turn-helix domain-containing protein — translation MIGMTIRLLRKKHKMSQEEIAERVHVSRQTVAKWENDEVLPDIQKCKLLADLFDITLEQLADDMSEKEVHQLAPKGKHFFGVVKVGERGQVVIPKQARDLYHIQAGDKLVVLGEDATKGIALLKSDHFLEFADMIRHFEVAEGELE, via the coding sequence ATGATTGGTATGACTATTCGCCTTTTACGTAAAAAGCATAAAATGAGTCAAGAAGAAATCGCTGAGAGAGTGCATGTTTCTCGCCAAACCGTAGCGAAGTGGGAAAATGATGAGGTTTTACCTGATATTCAAAAATGTAAATTGTTAGCTGATTTGTTTGACATAACATTGGAGCAATTGGCTGATGATATGAGTGAAAAGGAAGTACATCAACTGGCACCAAAAGGTAAACATTTCTTTGGTGTGGTAAAGGTTGGGGAGCGAGGACAGGTAGTTATTCCAAAACAGGCACGAGATCTGTATCACATTCAGGCAGGTGACAAACTTGTCGTTTTAGGTGAAGATGCGACAAAGGGAATAGCACTCTTAAAAAGCGATCATTTCCTAGAGTTTGCAGATATGATACGTCATTTTGAAGTGGCGGAAGGGGAGTTAGAATGA
- a CDS encoding glucosyltransferase, translated as MSKIVFFSIPAHGHTNPTLPVVSELVDRGHDVWYYSFMAFREKIESCGAKFIPCDTFLPSIPQQEFERKVGKDFAALIEMIADTTVALEKEISAELKDYQPDCIVSDSLALWGKLLAQKLEIPYICSTTSFAFNQYTAKLMKPGVKEIWRTIIGIRRINKKIKMLRTHGYEVDNMLFIIQNDNETDTIVFTSKDFQPMAETFSNRCAFVGPSIRKSSRVFENVTNKKLIYISLGTVLNQHIDFYQNCMKAFTDSNYDVIMSVGEKTNIASLGTIPSNFTIQHHVDQIAVLQSADVFMTHSGMNSVNESMYYGVPMVLYPLHSEQRLVADRVVELGAGIKLKGYHVKHLTKTVEEVLTDPLYQKNVEKLAKSIQHAGGAREAANVILAKAAEHESVVE; from the coding sequence ATGAGTAAAATCGTTTTCTTTTCAATTCCTGCACATGGTCATACGAATCCGACACTACCTGTTGTATCAGAGCTAGTTGATCGTGGCCATGACGTATGGTACTACTCTTTCATGGCATTTCGAGAAAAAATAGAAAGTTGTGGTGCTAAGTTTATTCCGTGTGATACCTTTTTACCCTCGATCCCCCAACAAGAATTTGAACGAAAAGTAGGAAAAGACTTTGCTGCATTGATTGAAATGATTGCAGATACCACCGTCGCCTTAGAGAAGGAGATAAGTGCAGAGCTAAAAGACTATCAGCCAGATTGTATTGTATCTGATTCATTAGCTTTGTGGGGGAAATTACTAGCGCAAAAGTTGGAAATTCCCTACATTTGTTCAACGACAAGTTTCGCGTTCAATCAGTATACGGCTAAACTAATGAAACCTGGTGTAAAAGAAATATGGAGAACAATCATTGGAATAAGACGAATTAATAAAAAAATAAAAATGTTACGAACGCATGGATATGAAGTGGATAATATGTTGTTCATTATTCAAAATGATAATGAAACGGATACGATTGTCTTTACATCAAAGGATTTTCAGCCAATGGCGGAAACTTTTTCTAATAGGTGTGCCTTTGTGGGTCCTTCAATCCGAAAGTCGTCTCGCGTTTTTGAAAACGTCACTAACAAAAAATTGATTTACATATCATTAGGAACAGTACTTAATCAGCATATTGATTTTTATCAAAATTGTATGAAAGCTTTTACAGACAGTAACTATGATGTGATTATGTCTGTTGGTGAAAAAACAAACATTGCCTCGCTTGGTACAATACCAAGCAATTTTACTATCCAACATCACGTCGACCAGATTGCCGTTTTACAGAGTGCAGATGTATTTATGACGCATAGTGGTATGAACAGTGTGAATGAAAGTATGTATTATGGTGTTCCGATGGTTTTATACCCGTTACATAGTGAACAGCGGTTAGTGGCCGATAGAGTCGTTGAATTAGGAGCAGGTATCAAACTAAAAGGTTATCACGTGAAACATTTGACTAAAACAGTAGAAGAAGTGCTTACGGATCCACTATATCAAAAAAATGTAGAGAAATTGGCTAAAAGTATACAACATGCTGGTGGTGCTAGAGAAGCAGCTAATGTCATTTTGGCTAAGGCGGCTGAACATGAATCAGTCGTAGAATGA
- a CDS encoding GNAT family N-acetyltransferase, translating into MVLHRLLTGETIDQLITQIDRDQHLLFFSYLTQRRGKAQFIGQYVDDHLTAVLAYISDLPFPAFSFYCIEREEVLFPELIMFAREAYRLNDHVTCGTILCDHDLQLFQSYGLITGSPQRFLTMKHVNQGKLLTSHRAEDVKVEEYDEVVHFLQNEGMRFFTKSEIERFPFLGIKDGKNFIAVGGFHFYDAQLVEIGNIVTRQGYRGKGLGKLLTSQLTIIGKQRATDVYLGVLSENKPAVNVYKGLGYETTAERSIVDFTLALS; encoded by the coding sequence ATGGTGCTACATCGTTTACTTACTGGAGAAACAATTGATCAATTAATCACCCAAATTGACAGAGATCAGCACTTACTTTTTTTCAGCTATTTAACTCAGCGAAGGGGAAAGGCTCAGTTTATTGGACAATATGTCGATGATCATTTGACTGCTGTCTTAGCTTATATCAGTGACCTGCCTTTTCCAGCCTTTAGTTTTTACTGTATAGAACGGGAAGAAGTGCTGTTTCCTGAACTAATAATGTTTGCGAGAGAGGCATACCGCCTTAATGACCATGTGACGTGTGGTACGATCCTTTGTGATCATGACCTTCAGTTATTTCAATCTTATGGTCTTATTACAGGGAGCCCACAACGGTTTTTAACTATGAAGCATGTGAACCAAGGAAAACTACTGACATCTCATAGAGCGGAAGACGTTAAAGTAGAAGAGTATGATGAGGTCGTACATTTTCTACAAAATGAGGGAATGAGATTCTTTACGAAAAGTGAAATTGAGCGTTTCCCTTTCCTTGGTATTAAAGACGGAAAGAACTTCATTGCTGTAGGTGGCTTTCATTTTTATGACGCTCAACTTGTGGAAATTGGGAACATTGTTACGAGGCAAGGTTATCGCGGCAAAGGGTTAGGCAAGCTCCTAACAAGCCAACTTACAATTATAGGTAAACAACGTGCCACAGATGTTTACCTTGGTGTATTATCAGAAAATAAACCTGCTGTAAATGTATATAAAGGCTTAGGCTATGAAACGACAGCTGAGCGATCAATTGTTGATTTTACGTTAGCTTTGTCGTAA
- a CDS encoding peptidoglycan DD-metalloendopeptidase family protein has protein sequence MKIRTIILWFTILFTLSILIVLPFQLVEANEKDLEKEIDSYQERQVEIDREADEVNHELEKIKGKTKEAYNEFQELDEQAVKTDKQITEKEIEMDETEKRIDDLQIEIEELEERIEERDELLKERVRAMYQNGGNITYIEVILGANTFGDLIERVTALTTISRQDKDILEQHIADKEALEVAIEEQELQLTNLEEQKKELQSLLQEIEDQLQEKETIVEVLEKQQIDVEDFIVSYEEEKDILKNQEAAAKAELKRLEEESDNRTQQSQVSSSSSSTQKQDNQGTLTWPTLSTDITSPYGTRIHPVYSTEEFHHGIDISNNQGTDIFAAESGTVTEARYMGGYGNTVMISHVIDGQTITTLYAHLDSINVSVGQRVERGEQIAVMGTTGVSTGVHLHFEVHEGGWNGQKSNSVDPLNYLN, from the coding sequence ATGAAAATTCGAACTATCATTTTATGGTTTACTATCCTATTTACACTATCAATTCTCATTGTTCTTCCCTTTCAACTAGTAGAGGCCAATGAAAAAGACTTGGAGAAGGAGATTGATTCCTATCAGGAACGTCAGGTAGAAATTGATAGGGAAGCAGACGAAGTAAATCATGAATTGGAAAAGATTAAGGGAAAAACAAAGGAAGCTTACAATGAGTTTCAAGAGTTAGATGAACAGGCCGTAAAAACGGATAAACAAATTACTGAAAAGGAAATTGAGATGGATGAAACGGAGAAACGAATAGATGATCTTCAAATAGAAATAGAGGAACTGGAAGAGAGAATTGAGGAGCGGGATGAACTGCTAAAGGAACGAGTACGCGCCATGTATCAAAATGGCGGGAATATCACTTACATCGAAGTGATTTTAGGCGCAAATACTTTTGGAGACTTAATAGAACGGGTTACTGCGTTAACAACGATATCTCGACAGGACAAGGATATATTAGAGCAGCATATTGCCGACAAAGAAGCGTTAGAAGTGGCCATTGAGGAGCAAGAATTACAGTTAACGAATTTAGAAGAACAAAAGAAAGAATTACAGTCATTATTACAAGAGATAGAAGATCAACTTCAGGAGAAAGAGACTATTGTAGAGGTGTTGGAGAAGCAGCAGATTGATGTGGAAGATTTCATTGTTTCCTATGAAGAAGAGAAAGACATATTGAAAAACCAAGAAGCAGCAGCTAAAGCGGAGTTGAAACGTTTGGAAGAAGAAAGTGATAATCGAACCCAACAGTCTCAAGTAAGTAGTAGTTCCAGTTCCACTCAAAAACAGGATAATCAAGGTACGTTAACATGGCCGACATTAAGTACAGACATTACGTCTCCATACGGGACAAGAATTCACCCCGTTTATAGCACAGAAGAGTTCCATCATGGAATTGATATAAGTAACAATCAAGGAACAGATATTTTTGCCGCAGAATCAGGGACAGTAACTGAAGCAAGGTACATGGGGGGATACGGGAACACAGTCATGATTTCTCACGTGATTGATGGCCAAACAATAACCACGTTGTATGCCCATTTGGACTCTATTAATGTTTCTGTAGGTCAACGTGTTGAACGTGGGGAGCAAATAGCAGTGATGGGAACCACAGGCGTATCCACAGGCGTCCACTTACATTTTGAAGTGCACGAGGGTGGCTGGAATGGTCAAAAGTCGAACAGTGTAGACCCATTAAATTATTTGAATTAA
- a CDS encoding DUF2933 domain-containing protein, with amino-acid sequence MDLSYLALLLCPLMLVAMFFIMKSMNNPKSHDNGSHHSNATEMEKNMAKLLEQNEKLEKEIDSLKRYR; translated from the coding sequence ATGGATCTTTCGTATTTAGCACTTTTATTATGTCCATTAATGCTAGTTGCCATGTTTTTTATAATGAAGAGTATGAACAATCCTAAGTCTCACGACAACGGTAGTCATCATTCAAATGCGACTGAAATGGAAAAGAATATGGCGAAACTGCTGGAACAAAATGAAAAGTTAGAAAAAGAAATTGATTCACTAAAGCGCTATCGTTAA